One part of the Canis lupus dingo isolate Sandy chromosome 14, ASM325472v2, whole genome shotgun sequence genome encodes these proteins:
- the FAM237B gene encoding protein FAM237B isoform X2, with translation MGFATRRWFYLPLGCMMLISLINADFEFQKGVLASISPGITKDIDFRCWNACSLTLIDLKELKIQHSVDAFWNFMLFLQKSQRPRHYNVFLSIAQDFWDMYVDCLLSRSHGMGRRQVMPPKYNFPQKITEGNLNV, from the coding sequence ATGGGTTTTGCCACAAGAAGATGGTTCTACCTACCACTGGGCTGCATGATGCTGATCAGTCTGATTAATGctgattttgaatttcaaaaggGGGTGCTTGCTAGCATCAGCCCCGGCATCACGAAAGATATTGATTTCCGGTGCTGGAATGCTTGCTCTTTGACACTGATAGATCTCAAGGAACTCAAGATACAGCACAGTGTGGATGCTTTCTGGAATTTCATGTTGTTCTTGCAAAAATCCCAGCGGCCTAGACATTATAATGTCTTCTTAAGCATAGCTCAGGATTTCTGGGACATGTATGTAGACTGCTTGCTTTCACGATCTCAtggaatgggcagaagacaggtgATGCCTCCCAAGTATAATTTTCCACAGAAGATAACAGAAGGTAATTTAAATGTGTAA
- the FAM237B gene encoding protein FAM237B isoform X1, with protein sequence MGFATRRWFYLPLGCMMLISLINADFEFQKGVLASISPGITKDIDFRCWNACSLTLIDLKELKIQHSVDAFWNFMLFLQKSQRPRHYNVFLSIAQDFWDMYVDCLLSRSHGMGRRQVMPPKYNFPQKITEGLDFTKHEYYV encoded by the exons ATGGGTTTTGCCACAAGAAGATGGTTCTACCTACCACTGGGCTGCATGATGCTGATCAGTCTGATTAATGctgattttgaatttcaaaaggGGGTGCTTGCTAGCATCAGCCCCGGCATCACGAAAGATATTGATTTCCGGTGCTGGAATGCTTGCTCTTTGACACTGATAGATCTCAAGGAACTCAAGATACAGCACAGTGTGGATGCTTTCTGGAATTTCATGTTGTTCTTGCAAAAATCCCAGCGGCCTAGACATTATAATGTCTTCTTAAGCATAGCTCAGGATTTCTGGGACATGTATGTAGACTGCTTGCTTTCACGATCTCAtggaatgggcagaagacaggtgATGCCTCCCAAGTATAATTTTCCACAGAAGATAACAGAAG GACTGGATTTTACAAAACATGAATATTACGtataa